TGAACAACCTGTTGTTGCCAGGCAGTAAGGAATTCGGTAGGTTGGGCAATCGGATTGCCATTTAGAATTATCTTACAATTACCAGTTTGGTTGAATAGCGATAGAAAGCTGTTTAATCTTTGTGGGTCGGCATCATCTAAATGAgctaaaatttttttgacaAAAGTCTGGATAATTCCAGATTGATTGGAACTCATTActataacaaataaataaagcCGGCAGCGTAATTCTTTTAGCTAAACAAAGCTGATAATATCTAGTGTATCAATATTGCATGTCAGCCTATATAACTCTAAAACATAAAGACATCCATATCTCTATCTACCTTGAtgtatacatatatattacatgatattttgaatttaagcataaatttttcaatgttcGCAATAAGAATCACATCTCAAGAACTATCGATATCGATCATCTATGCAAGTAAAATAGCTTAAAGATGCTTTTATGTTGAAAGAACATCGATTAACGTTAAATCTCATTAGATGTTCATGTATACGATAAAGTAACAATGATCTTTAAGTGACGTATATTTAGAGTTTAAATGAATAAGAAGATACGAATTCTATGTAATGTTGAATTGCAGTTAAGAGAAGACATATGATATGtgattatatatattatctttaCCTGCAATTCATTTATGGATGCTTTAAAGTTAATTTCGGGACTATTGGAAATGTTGAGATTAGTTTATATGAATTATCTGTTGCTAAGTCgtttttgattttatattatatttcaaaagaaatgCGCTCTTTCAGTATTGAATGTACTTCGCCAGGAGTACATCTTTACATATGTGTGATTGTGGTTATGTATCTTTGGGAGAATAATATTAAGCATAATACTATCTCATATTTGACCacttttttgtttctgtCCAACCAGAATTGATAACCTGCACAGCATCTTCAAGATTCAAAGGTTCTCTTAATGGTTTATCATCGACGGCCAATTTTTGGTAAATTCGAGGATAATAATCGATTGGAATCTTTTTAAAAGCTTTTCTAGTTTTTTTAGAGTTTGCGTCTTTAACATATTCATTGAATTGTACAGGTTCAACCCATAAATCTCTTCTTTCTCTCCAAATGATATCAGCCTGCCAAAATGGCTCACCAAGTTCTTGTCGTAGCTTTTTACATCTTACAGGAGCATCATAAGTATCATATGAAACTGTCCTTTGACCATCCTCATTCTCATCTGCTGAGGTGGAGTCACCTAAACTATTATCGGATGATGAGCCATCTAATGATTCTGTTTCATCGGTCAGTCTCATTTCTACCCTTGCATTTAGATTTGCAGAATTTCGGGCTGCTGTTCTGGAATTGGAGGACAAACTTGTGTTTAATGAGGAGGCTGAGTCCCCGTTGTGGAATAATGCGtcaattttatcatctGTAGTCGACGATGCTTCATCGAGAGTAACTAATGCTTCATGtgtaattcttttaaatgtATTTCTCCATTTTTGTAAACTTTGTGATATAGATGTTTTCAGATTATGTTTTTGAAGGATATTATTTGTACCAGATTCTGATGATTCTTTTACCTTTGTCATTGTTCTTGAATTGTTAATTACCTATTTTTTTGGTCAAATTCACTAGACGGCAATTTTATATGTCTAATGAAGCAGTTTAAGCAGGGATTATTATGCTTTAATTCCAGGATCAAACTGTTTTCTAATGGTTTATATAAATGACTTTGCCAACTTCCGGATGCCCTACACAACTAACCTGTTTCTGTAAGACGCCTGAAGAGTTTAACGTTTTGATCTATGTAAGTGCTTGACCACGACTGTTAACTTAGTATTATAGTCTTACTCGATATACGTTTTTTTAATCTCtctttaaatatagaaTCCTAGGTTAATAACAACACAGATAAACTGTCAAATTTAGCATTCAAATCAACAAGCAAATTTTAGCTACAAGAATCAGAAaggaaatcaaaaaaaagagaGTTAGGAAATTTAACAGTTTCGTATCATAGCAGTAACAGTGCAGagagaaaaatttaatatcaaaacCATGAATTCTCCAAAAACAGGTATTGGTAAAGGAACCATTGATTCACTCACATACATACGGCGtattataaattcaatattgatATGAACGTTACAAATCAACAGCAATATTTTGGCCTAACATATTGTAAACAATTATGCGAGAGATAGGAGGTAATAATTAACTGAATTCATATCACTTACTTACTGTTATTACCACGGTTAAACGAAAGTAGTACTTTACTTTCTTTTGCACCAAAATCATACGTAAGTTAGTACCACAAAAAGCAGATAACAGACTCTGCATAAATCATCCCGTATTATCACATCAGATGAAGCGGCAGTTGCGGAATCAAAACAATCCACAATAACTAGAGGCACAAAGCAACCATAGCTGTACAAAAGAAAGGAAACCCACGGATTGCATGCTAGcacattatcattatttgtGTAGCGGGCTgcaaaaaaacattaaaagTCACATGACTTAAAGTCACATGACATGAAATTCTAACGGAGGCTCCTGTGGGTTATTGGCGTTGGCGCCTGTCTGTGTGTGAGTCCAGTCGACCGCCGTGTTCGAAACCAAGCTGAATCCCATACTTAAAGAGGCAGCGAGGGCCACTATACTCGTGCCACTTGACTTGCATACTACGCCGACAGCATGAACGTTTGAGCTGTTTGTTCTTACTTGTCAATTTTTATCGATCCCCTCTCGTAGCATTCTATCTTTCCACCTGGAACTAACTAATGGCATTTTCCAAAATGCAATGCAATTTATCTTCAACCCCATATGAATCAATGGTAACCCTATTATAAAGCAATAGCATCGGATCACTGGTCGTTTCCTGTCTAAAAAGCACACAGTATACCATTCCTTCTAAACTTCAAAAAAGTCCTATTCTTATATGTAGGTAGTTGAGATGGAGCTGAGCGGCTAAATAGAATCCAGGCCGAGTGTTGCAGTCACTTCAAACCCGTAAACCCACACATCCAAACATTGTCCCAAAGCGgcaaaaacaaaaaaaaacacGAAAGACAAGAAAAAACTACGCGTCATTTCTCTGGGAGAAGCGGGTGCATTTGCGCGCAAATGCACCCGATGAGACTGTCTCTCTCTGCCATTATTGGCCCCCAACTCCCCCTTTACTGGAAGCATGTTTGGGCTGCCCGTGGGGAGGAGCAGCTGCTCCTCCCCACGGGCAGCTGCTCCTCCCCACGGGCAGCTGCCTTTTATGTTTACGCTCGCTTCCAGACAGAGGCTCGCCTTCTAGAAGGTAAGTGTTCTTCATGCTCCCACCTGCTCGTCAGCCTATCTCGACAGAAAAAGTCCCGTCCCACAAGCgagaaattgaaatttcattctAAAAGTTTTCCGATGAGATGCTTCTACAATAATTGTTTTCTATTGAACATTGTAAAGGTGAAAGTTTCAGCAAATGTATACACACACTAATGAACATGGATAGTAAGAGTTGCTTGGAGAAATACAATTAATTCAATAGCAATCGAAGTGTTGATATAATCTACAAGGTTTCCCAGTTTCAAAGTTGTTACTTTTGTAGATTCTTGTTgtgaaatatattcattttgttAAGATTATGCAGTTTGATATCTCTTGTTTTAACGATAATTTTTGTTGGTTAAAAACGTTACtatacaatatttaaaggcTTGTTgtgataattatttaattgtttgGATTCCCATTACATTTAAAACCGTATAACTCAATCTAGTAATCAAAAATGGCCGGTTTAAAAGACGTTGTTTCTCGTGAGTACACCATCAACTTACACAAAAGAGTATGTCAAgcaacaatttttttatatttaaaaatacagTGATTCTAAGTAATTTGGAGAGCAAAATGAACTGAAATTGGGACAAGGTGCAATGTTAGAAATGAAGccattatttaaaataatctAGTGTGAAAATAGAGAGTTAAGAGAGGAAGAATATCGTTGAATATGGAGTGCATGCAAAACAGACAAACAAAAGGTAGATTATTGAAAGGAGGATGCATGTATGACATAGAACAACGGTATATTATGTTTATCATTCAAGAGTTTTAAATTGACAATGTAAGAGACTCTATTGTTAGAATATTGTACTTTATCTGAACTAATAATGTGGAGGATGCGAATATATGTGTCATAGTATCCATTATTATTCAGCTTGGTGAATAGCACACATATTTAACATAGTTCCTTTGCTCAACATGAGAATAGATATTGTCAACCTAAAAATTCAGTCGGTGTTTACATAAGTCATAACAAGGGATTCATATTAGTCACATTCTATTATAGCTCAGTTCCAGTggaaatttattttgacAACACAATtactttttatttcaaagagtttattttactaacattaatttattatctttatcaattttattattaattcatGGGAAAATGAACTTAATCATATCTTTGCTGAACATAATATACTTTTACTATAGTTACACGGTGTTTCTTTCAAGAAGAGAGCCCCAAGAGCTGTCAAGGAAATCAAGAAGTTCGCTAAGTTACACATGGGTACTGAAGATGTCAGATTAGCTCCAGAATTAAACCAAGAAATCTGGAAGAGAGGTATCAAGGGTGTTCCATTAAGATTGAGATTAAGAATCTCTAGAAGAAGAACCGAAGAAGAAGACGCCAAGAACCCATTATTCTCTTACGTCGAACCAGTCTTCGTTGCTTCCGTTAAAGGTTTACACACCACTgttgttgaagaagatgcTTAAACAAATCTAGTTATTTAAAAAGTTCTaaagattttttaaatgaaaaggtttggaaaatttaaataattatattatataaactatCTTTTAAGtaattaaaacaataaaataaaattgtcATAAATTATAACCttctgtatatatatgtggATTGCAGTTTTCGATTGACACCCATTGATCTAATCGAAAAAACTACCTCAGGAATCTAGtattttaagaaaattgaGTACACATCTCAAATAAAATCAGTAGCCAATGCCAAAACTCCATTGTtcataataaatttcattacTCTTATGAAGTGCTATCGTTATTTATTGTTGTGTTAGTACATTCATGTTTTAAGCTTAAATCGTTGATCTGTAACTTCTCCGCGATATTGTAACGTTCACAATCCGAATAACTGTATTCACCATAAATAGAATCGAGTTTACAACATTGATCTCTAATTTGTACTCTAGTTCGATCGGATAAGATCATGCGAGACTGCAGCTTCACATGAATCAACTTAACATATGAAGTTAAGTTTATTAGTTTCCAGAATTAGTCGATCAGGTTAACGCTCGAGCTGAAGAATATAGCTATCGAGAAGGAATACCAAGATTTTTGGGTTTTTGCTAAATCAATTAGGCTGCACTTTTTAGGTTCTGATTCAGTTACAAGCGCAAATATATTTCCCCTTATCTTTCATCTAACATTATGGTAACTACTGATGATAATGATCCTTTAAGGAACTACTCTGAGAAAATATTGGAGGATACCGATCATGACATCGAAATTGATGAGTTATATCAAGgtttaaataaattcattctGCTAATTGGTGATAAAAGGTACCTGAAGGAAGCTGGTTCTACTAAACATATTGCAAATTTCCTACgtttgaattttctttcatATCTACGTAAGGAAACTTCATATAAATTAGTAAGGCATAAAGAAGATGTAAGGATTATTTTAACTCAATGGTGGGTAACTTTATTGAACTTTTTGAATAGTGATGCTGATGAATGCTCAATGGAAGTCTTAATTTACTCTTCTGATATCGATGTTTTATCGGTATGTTTAGAATGTATTAGCAAAATTTTGTCAAAGACATTACTGACGCTTTCAAATGCTGTTGATAATTTGGAAACATTCTCTCACCATATTTTGATTACATTGCATTACATGACAAATAGACTAATTCTATCTTCAAGACTTCTACGCGACCCATCAGCTCATCTCAGTAAGCGTATAGCATTCCTTCAGAAATACAATTCACTTTTAAGATCGTTTTTAGGAAAATTGAATGCATACGCATTCTTTTTCCTGCcagattcattaaattttgatatacAATTATTAATGGAACTCCAGCCAAATATTAGTTTAGAAGATCATAAAACTGCATTCTCATGGAAAAAAAGGAAATTCTTCATCACTGATGAAGGCAAAACATCGATGGATCCAAAAAGTATCGAAACTGAAGATACACagtttttcaaaattattatttcatatttaaaacaagATATGATATTTACCTCATTTTATTGGCATTATTGGTACATAATTATGACACTTACCTCTTCAACAGATGAATTACAGAatacattaaaaaaatcagaTGAAATTCCTGGCCTtgcaattttattaaaatacgTCACATGGAATTTTTTAAGTTCAGACTTGCATAGATTGAGATCTTTTAATAGTTCAAAGcttaaacaaaataaagatGCAAATTCAACTGCCAGTTCAATTATAGAAGCAAATGAATCTATGCCAGATTCTGATATGGATCTAGATGTTCAATCTGTGCAAAGAAGCAAAAATAGTAAGATAAGAAAAGTATCTGATCAAGAATACAATAATTTCATAATATGCAATTTCAGAAGTTTTAAATTGTGGGAATGTCTTAGAAGCTTATCATATGATTTCGGCTTACACATATCGCCAATTCTAGGTTTACACGATGGTTCACTTTTATCATTCATCTCTACAATTCCTGCATATGATTCATTTGCGAGTAATATTGTATATAACAAGCTATTCcagtttattttatttcagtTTGACTCAATATTTACAGaccaatttattaattggaGATTCTGGTGCCGTGGTATACTAATGATGTTGAAAACATTCTCCATCAAGTCAGAAATTATTGGGCTTACTAGTCTATTTAATATCTGGAAGTACATTCCTAATTCTTATTTGAGATCCttagaagaaaatttgatatataaCTATTGGGACCTATTAATCGATAAAAGTAGTGATAATCTAACCAAAATACTATTTGTCAGATTAAtagtttttaaaatattacagACTGATAACAACagtttgaaaatgaatttaaagaagaaacttTACGCAATAGATAAAGAGGCCAGTTCTTTCGCTGAAAGTAATTCTGACTTTGTATATGAATCGGATAGTTCGATACTTTCCTTTAATGGTAATAggatattttcaataactgcaaataaacaattatcAGAGGGTGATATATTACTCAGAAAAAAAAAGCTGGCAGAAGTTACGAAAGGAAAGAAGTCACCAATTATTTTCTCCTcaattattgatattgCAACATCGAGAGTATCTGTAGTCttaaaaaatggaaagTATCCATATGATGTCATTGACGAACTCTCAACTCGAGCTACGCTTTTGGACTTGACTCAAAAcatacaaaaaataaacaacaCAGTTATTCCAATTCAAAAAACATCTACAAGGTTCAAATAAACAATCAAACGATACTACTGTTTCATTATCtgttaattcatttttttctcgTTTCACTAGTGCTTTAAAAAGTTCTAATTCGTCTGAAGAAATTGTGAATGAACCGCAAGATAAAATGACAGATAAACCAGTAATGGTACCACCATCAGAATTGGCTAATTCATGCAATATTACATCCAAAAAAGGTATTTCACTGGTTTAAAACCCATTGTGTTTAAGCCAGGTTcgatattttcaaaagttgaTGAAGCAAACAGGGAATGGAACATTGTAACAGCAAGAACATACGATAAGCCTTTACCGACTCCCCAACGATCTGAAGTTGATAATCTAGTCAAAGAAATGAATGCAATGGGATTGGGAACACAGACTAATATGGAATTAAACTTTAGTACCACTAATGATACATCTAGCATCCGAATTCCACCATATATCGAAGACAAAACCATAGCATTCCCGCAAATCGACTTTAGCATATTTTCAGAATCAATGGCCTCCGACGGAGATTCTATCAATGAAacagaattattaaaggaATCATTCTTTCACATTGTTGCTAACCACAATGACCAGATTATTTATAGTGAAATAGAATCTTCAAATGTATTCCCTAACGATTCTCAAGAGAAGaatgaattcaaagaatCAATACGAAAACagaataagaaaaaatacatatttggcaaatatcaaaaaatgtttgatttcatatatatttacaacAATACCGTCATGCAATACTACGAGGCACAAAAACtcattgatattgataCACTCTTCCTAGATTTTGAAGTGAGAGAATATAATAGTCAATAATCACATAAAGACGAAGATAGACAcgatattttaaatttcgTTAAAATCTAAACATATTTTAGTATTTTATAGACATAATGGCAACGTAACCTTCTATTGATCGAGAACTGTACGTATTttacattatttattagCTATTTTTTCTTAAGTTAGttcataattttatatCAGCAACCGGTGTGATAAAGTTTTGAGATTTCATATAGTAAAACGATGAGCCAGtggaaataaaaaataatgtcgttataaatatatagaagACAGTTATACCGATCAAGTAAGTCAATTTTTTCCATCTAAGCATCATATTTCTGATACCTTGTTTGAATTCCATTcgcatatatatatttgattctGGTTGCAGTATTAACCTTTGACCAGGTAGTACGAAATGGTATTGAATCTGACGTATCTCTGACGGTATGTAGATTAGATCATCGACATATATACTATTCAACCATTCTCTTTGGTACATTGCTAATCTATTTTTCCCATATTTGTGAATTTCATCCTCAACAATTGAATCATGTTCATTTAGGCATGTAATTggaatttttcttctataTATTACACTAGTTGCTTTTGTCTTCTGATAATTATTTCTAACTCTGACTTGAAAATCCAACACTTCAAGATTATTTCTACTCAGATCATTTTCGTTTAAACAGAAGAACTTCATGTCGATATCCATTTTGtacaatatattatcaCGTAATGGTAAGTTTTGATCCAGACCATTATCTTCCACCGAATACAGTGGTTTCTCAATGGGTACCCTGGTGATTAAATGCCTGTATGTTAACTCATCATATTGTTCGAAAGTGGACACAGGAACATATTGAGATGAGTCTGGTGGTATGAGTCTTGTGTAGAAATCATGGAA
The sequence above is drawn from the Tetrapisispora phaffii CBS 4417 chromosome 2, complete genome genome and encodes:
- the TPHA0B00680 gene encoding DUF1765 domain-containing protein (similar to Saccharomyces cerevisiae YDL073W; ancestral locus Anc_4.267), with translation MVTTDDNDPLRNYSEKILEDTDHDIEIDELYQGLNKFILLIGDKRYLKEAGSTKHIANFLRLNFLSYLRKETSYKLVRHKEDVRIILTQWWVTLLNFLNSDADECSMEVLIYSSDIDVLSVCLECISKILSKTLLTLSNAVDNLETFSHHILITLHYMTNRLILSSRLLRDPSAHLSKRIAFLQKYNSLLRSFLGKLNAYAFFFLPDSLNFDIQLLMELQPNISLEDHKTAFSWKKRKFFITDEGKTSMDPKSIETEDTQFFKIIISYLKQDMIFTSFYWHYWYIIMTLTSSTDELQNTLKKSDEIPGLAILLKYVTWNFLSSDLHRLRSFNSSKLKQNKDANSTASSIIEANESMPDSDMDLDVQSVQRSKNSKIRKVSDQEYNNFIICNFRSFKLWECLRSLSYDFGLHISPILGLHDGSLLSFISTIPAYDSFASNIVYNKLFQFILFQFDSIFTDQFINWRFWCRGILMMLKTFSIKSEIIGLTSLFNIWKYIPNSYLRSLEENLIYNYWDLLIDKSSDNLTKILFVRLIVFKILQTDNNSLKMNLKKKLYAIDKEASSFAESNSDFVYESDSSILSFNGNRIFSITANKQLSEGDILLRKKKLAEVTKGKKSPIIFSSIIDIATSRVSVVLKNGKYPYDVIDELSTRATLLDLTQNIQKINNTVIPIQKTSTRFK
- the GAG1 gene encoding Gag1p (similar to Saccharomyces cerevisiae YLR407W; ancestral locus Anc_4.272) — its product is MTKVKESSESGTNNILQKHNLKTSISQSLQKWRNTFKRITHEALVTLDEASSTTDDKIDALFHNGDSASSLNTSLSSNSRTAARNSANLNARVEMRLTDETESLDGSSSDNSLGDSTSADENEDGQRTVSYDTYDAPVRCKKLRQELGEPFWQADIIWRERRDLWVEPVQFNEYVKDANSKKTRKAFKKIPIDYYPRIYQKLAVDDKPLREPLNLEDAVQVINSGWTETKKWSNMR
- the SEI1 gene encoding seipin (similar to Saccharomyces cerevisiae YLR404W; ancestral locus Anc_4.266) is translated as MLINVSKPFQILQWITYISIIVGVQLLIVLPISVLIFHDFYTRLIPPDSSQYVPVSTFEQYDELTYRHLITRVPIEKPLYSVEDNGLDQNLPLRDNILYKMDIDMKFFCLNENDLSRNNLEVLDFQVRVRNNYQKTKATSVIYRRKIPITCLNEHDSIVEDEIHKYGKNRLAMYQREWLNSIYVDDLIYIPSEIRQIQYHFVLPGQRLILQPESNIYMRMEFKQGIRNMMLRWKKLTYLIGITVFYIFITTLFFISTGSSFYYMKSQNFITPVADIKL
- the RPL31B gene encoding 60S ribosomal protein eL31 (similar to Saccharomyces cerevisiae RPL31A (YDL075W) and RPL31B (YLR406C); ancestral locus Anc_4.270) gives rise to the protein MAGLKDVVSREYTINLHKRLHGVSFKKRAPRAVKEIKKFAKLHMGTEDVRLAPELNQEIWKRGIKGVPLRLRLRISRRRTEEEDAKNPLFSYVEPVFVASVKGLHTTVVEEDA
- the TPHA0B00690 gene encoding uncharacterized protein; this translates as MQYYIQKRYFTGLKPIVFKPGSIFSKVDEANREWNIVTARTYDKPLPTPQRSEVDNLVKEMNAMGLGTQTNMELNFSTTNDTSSIRIPPYIEDKTIAFPQIDFSIFSESMASDGDSINETELLKESFFHIVANHNDQIIYSEIESSNVFPNDSQEKNEFKESIRKQNKKKYIFGKYQKMFDFIYIYNNTVMQYYEAQKLIDIDTLFLDFEVREYNSQ